Proteins from one Falco naumanni isolate bFalNau1 chromosome 10, bFalNau1.pat, whole genome shotgun sequence genomic window:
- the POLR2L gene encoding DNA-directed RNA polymerases I, II, and III subunit RPABC5 produces the protein MIIPVRCFTCGKIVGNKWEAYLGLLQAEYTEGDALDALGLKRYCCRRMLLAHVDLIEKLLNYAPLEK, from the exons ATGATCATCCCAGTCAGATGTTTCACGTGCGGCAAAATAGTTGGGAACAAGTGGGAAGCCTACCTGGGCCTTCTGCAAGCAGAATACACAGAAGG AGATGCCCTGGATGCCCTTGGTTTGAAGAGATACTGCTGCCGCAGAATGCTTCTAGCCCATGTGGATCTGATTGAGAAGCTTTTGAATTATGCACCCCTGGagaaataa